One region of Ictalurus punctatus breed USDA103 chromosome 6, Coco_2.0, whole genome shotgun sequence genomic DNA includes:
- the slc5a3b gene encoding sodium/myo-inositol cotransporter, whose amino-acid sequence MPAAMEVADIAVVALYFVLVLGIGFFAMWKSNRNSVSGYFLAGRTMNWVVVGASLFVSNIGSEHFIGLAGSGAASGFAVGAWEFNAIFLLQLLGWVFIPVYIHSGVYTMPEYLSKRYGGNRLKVYFAGLSLLLYIFTKLSVDLYAGALFIQESLGWNLYLSVILLISMTALLTVTGGLVAVIYTDTIQAILMITGALSLTVISLIKVGGLDGVREKYMEAVPNVTAILARYNYSFEYTNSCHIHPKPDSLKLLRGPLDEDIPWPGFLLGQTPASIWYWCADQVIVQRVLAAKNIVHAKGSTLMAGILKILPMFIIVIPGMISRIMFADELACIGPEHCMAVCHSQAGCSNIAYPRLVMSVMPVGLRGLMMAVMIAALMSDLDSIFNSASTIFTLDIYKMVRKCASSRELVVVGRVFVIIMVGISIAWVPVVIEMQGGQMYLYIQEMAGYLTPPIAALFLLGIFWKRCNETGAFWGGMAGFVLGTTRLILGFVYREPRCDQPDERPTFITHVHYMYIAAALFWISGLVAVVISLCTPPPAKEKIVHTTMWGLCNMKKLPVTDRKEIYKLASKSSAHCNGNGTCQKDLPLSVHKEQGLDGAEIKLLMPCPSDQDPTTPSTETPTPVETYSNGHADFLGRKDEGKSKSGAYLCLFNWFCKHKEETAASGPKGIEEDERIIQEMLYEPPKIKILLNFCLVVVCSVGVILFVYFSL is encoded by the coding sequence ATGCCAGCAGCAATGGAGGTAGCAGACATTGCAGTTGTTGCACTTTATTTTGTCCTTGTGCTTGGCATTGGGTTTTTTGCCATGTGGAAGTCCAACCGCAACAGTGTAAGTGGTTACTTCCTGGCTGGACGAACAATGAACTGGGTGGTGGTCGGAGCATCGCTATTCGTCAGCAACATCGGCAGCGAGCACTTTATCGGCCTAGCTGGCTCGGGAGCTGCGAGTGGTTTTGCTGTAGGCGCCTGGGAGTTCAACGCCATCTTTCTCCTTCAGCTTCTGGGCTGGGTGTTCATCCCAGTCTATATCCACTCTGGGGTGTACACCATGCCAGAATACCTCTCGAAGCGCTATGGAGGAAATCGGCTAAAGGTTTACTTTGCTGGTCTTTCCCTTTTGCTGTACATCTTCACCAAATTGTCAGTGGACTTGTATGCAGGAGCTCTCTTCATCCAGGAGTCCTTAGGCTGGAATCTCTACCTGTCAGTCATCCTGCTCATTTCCATGACGGCACTGCTGACAGTAACAGGTGGCCTGGTTGCTGTGATTTACACGGACACTATTCAGGCCATACTTATGATCACCGGAGCTTTGAGCCTTACAGTCATTAGCCTGATCAAGGTGGGCGGACTAGATGGCGTTCGAGAGAAATACATGGAGGCTGTTCCAAATGTCACTGCCATTCTTGCCAGGTACAACTATAGTTTTGAGTACACCAATTCCTGTCACATCCACCCAAAGCCAGATTCCCTCAAGCTCCTGCGCGGCCCTCTTGATGAGGACATCCCCTGGCCTGGGTTCTTGTTGGGCCAGACTCCAGCATCTATATGGTACTGGTGTGCTGACCAGGTCATAGTACAAAGGGTACTTGCAGCTAAGAACATCGTCCATGCAAAGGGCTCCACCCTAATGGCAGGCATACTGAAAATTCTTCCCATGTTCATCATCGTTATTCCAGGAATGATCTCCAGAATAATGTTTGCAGATGAGCTGGCATGTATTGGGCCTGAGCACTGCATGGCAGTGTGCCACAGCCAGGCTGGCTGCTCTAACATTGCGTACCCTCGACTGGTCATGAGCGTAATGCCAGTGGGCTTGCGTGGACTGATGATGGCTGTTATGATTGCTGCACTCATGAGTGATTTGGACTCTATCTTCAACAGTGCCAGCACCATATTCACCCTGGACATTTACAAGATGGTGCGCAAGTGTGCCTCCTCCCGAGAGCTGGTTGTCGTGGGCCGAGTCTTTGTGATCATCATGGTAGGCATCAGCATCGCTTGGGTGCCAGTTGTCATTGAGATGCAAGGTGGACAAATGTATTTATACATCCAAGAAATGGCAGGATACCTCACACCACCCATTGCTGCTCTCTTTCTGCTTGGCATCTTCTGGAAACGTTGCAACGAGACCGGTGCCTTCTGGGGTGGCATGGCTGGCTTTGTTCTGGGCACCACACGTCTTATCCTTGGTTTTGTGTATCGTGAGCCCCGCTGCGATCAGCCAGATGAGCGACCAACCTTCATCACTCATGTCCACTATATGTACATAGCTGCTGCACTGTTCTGGATCTCAGGCCTGGTAGCTGTGGTGATCAGTCTTTGTACTCCTCCTCCGGCCAAGGAGAAGATTGTGCACACTACCATGTGGGGACTGTGCAATATGAAAAAGCTTCCGGTGACTGATCGGAAGGAGATATACAAGTTGGCCAGTAAGAGTTCTGCCCACTGCAATGGTAATGGCACCTGCCAGAAAGACCTGCCTCTGAGTGTCCACAAAGAACAAGGTCTTGATGGAGCTGAAATTAAACTCCTCATGCCTTGCCCTAGTGACCAGGATCCTACAACACCCAGCACAGAGACACCAACCCCAGTGGAGACCTACAGCAACGGGCATGCAGATTTCTTAGGGCGGAAGGATGAAGGCAAAAGCAAGTCAGGGGCGTACTTGTGCCTATTTAATTGGTTTTGTAAACATAAGGAAGAGACTGCAGCATCAGGACCAAAAGGCATTGAAGAAGATGAACGTATCATTCAGGAGATGCTTTATGAGCCCCCTAAAATCAAGATTTTGCTAAACTTCTGCTTGGTAGTAGTCTGTTCTGTGGGTGTCATCCTGTTTGTCTACTTCTCCCTGTAA